One window from the genome of Enterococcus haemoperoxidus ATCC BAA-382 encodes:
- a CDS encoding LacI family DNA-binding transcriptional regulator: MTTIIDVAKKAQVSKSTVSRVISGNGYVSQESRKKVLEAMEALSYSPNLIARNLQSGETKTIGFLAHGFIDPLGVFLESFISIAKKYNYYVTLYFTDGDRKKEIDALNQMKYKQLDGVFIFTRANKWEFIEPYSLFGPIATWHRIDSERIYSSYVDHYSGYLRSLKYLYQRGYRSIGHVLGNSENLNTKARLKAIDDFHKEKDIPIKNEWIFHDKTRIDNGRTIAQLWHEMTNKTDAIAFYTDSVAAGFISELQTLGYSIPKDVAVIGFDNSEISRLMHITTVDYSIKRQAENSFIYIHNQLNAEKIPEQEMSVSLVERKTVPIRIQRKEQ; the protein is encoded by the coding sequence ATGACCACAATTATTGATGTTGCAAAAAAAGCCCAAGTATCGAAGTCTACAGTTTCTAGAGTCATTTCTGGCAATGGATATGTCAGCCAAGAAAGTCGCAAAAAAGTTTTAGAAGCAATGGAAGCGTTATCCTACTCTCCTAATTTGATTGCACGAAATCTTCAAAGTGGTGAAACAAAAACAATTGGCTTTCTTGCTCATGGTTTTATTGATCCTTTAGGTGTTTTTCTTGAGAGTTTCATTTCTATTGCAAAAAAGTATAACTATTATGTAACACTCTACTTTACAGATGGGGACAGGAAAAAGGAAATCGATGCCTTAAACCAAATGAAATACAAGCAGCTAGATGGCGTTTTTATTTTTACTAGAGCAAATAAATGGGAATTTATCGAACCTTATAGTCTGTTTGGTCCAATCGCCACTTGGCATCGGATTGATTCTGAACGAATCTACTCGTCATATGTCGATCATTATTCTGGCTACTTGCGATCGCTGAAGTACCTTTATCAGCGAGGCTATCGATCCATTGGTCATGTGTTAGGGAATTCTGAAAATTTAAATACAAAAGCTCGTTTAAAAGCCATTGATGATTTTCACAAAGAAAAAGATATTCCTATCAAAAACGAATGGATTTTCCATGATAAAACAAGAATTGACAACGGACGAACTATTGCTCAGTTATGGCATGAAATGACTAATAAAACGGATGCAATAGCTTTTTATACCGATTCAGTTGCAGCAGGCTTTATTTCTGAACTTCAAACATTAGGTTACTCTATCCCAAAAGATGTTGCTGTGATTGGTTTTGACAATAGTGAAATCAGTCGTTTGATGCACATTACAACAGTAGACTATTCCATTAAACGTCAAGCTGAAAATTCGTTTATTTATATTCATAATCAGTTAAACGCTGAGAAGATCCCAGAGCAAGAAATGAGTGTATCGTTAGTTGAAAGAAAGACTGTTCCAATTCGAATCCAAAGAAAAGAGCAATGA
- the uvrC gene encoding excinuclease ABC subunit UvrC, which yields MNERIKNKLALLPDQPGCYLMKDKNGTIIYVGKAKVLKNRVRSYFSGSHDTKTERLVSEIEDFEYIVTESNIEALLLEINLIHKNDPKYNIMLKDDKSYPFIKITNEDYPRLLITRKVSKDKALYFGPYPDVGAANETKRLLDRLFPLRKCRVLPKEVCLYYHMGQCLAPCVFDIPKSTYTEMVAEIKSFLNGGHPVIQEEIQRKMNEAAENMEFEKAAEYRDQIKAIETVMTRQKMTNADLVDRDVFGYAVDKGWMCVQVFFIRQGKLIERDVSIFPFYNEEEEDFLTFIGQFYQENEHFIPREVLIPDNIDVASVEAMLSTKVLQPQRGEKKKLVRLAGKNATVALQEKFDLIVRKQERTIGAVEKLGNAMNIPTPVRIEAFDNSNIMGTDPVSAMVVFIDGRPDKKEYRKYKIKTVKGPDDYASMREVIYRRYSRVLKENLPFPDLIVIDGGKGQIDAAKEVLDNQLGLDIPIAGLAKNDKHKTSELLFGPNLDIVPLERNSQEFFLLQRIQDEVHRFAITFHRQLRSKNSFASRLDDIEGLGPKRKKELLKQFKSLKNITAASIEELNASGLPKNVAKNVYDHLHQETSDLKDEPQ from the coding sequence ATGAACGAAAGAATCAAAAATAAATTAGCATTACTTCCTGACCAACCAGGTTGTTACTTGATGAAAGATAAAAATGGTACAATCATTTATGTCGGGAAAGCCAAAGTATTAAAAAACCGCGTCCGCTCTTATTTTTCTGGTAGCCATGATACGAAAACCGAGCGACTAGTTAGTGAGATAGAAGATTTTGAATATATAGTAACCGAATCAAATATAGAAGCACTACTTCTCGAAATCAATTTGATTCACAAGAATGATCCTAAGTATAATATCATGTTGAAGGATGATAAAAGCTATCCTTTTATCAAGATCACAAATGAAGATTATCCACGATTGTTGATCACCAGAAAAGTTTCAAAAGATAAAGCACTATATTTTGGTCCCTACCCAGATGTTGGTGCAGCAAATGAGACAAAACGTTTGCTGGATCGTCTTTTTCCTCTGAGAAAATGCCGAGTGTTACCGAAAGAGGTTTGTCTTTATTACCATATGGGACAATGTTTAGCACCATGTGTCTTTGATATACCTAAATCCACTTACACTGAAATGGTTGCTGAAATCAAAAGTTTTTTAAATGGTGGGCACCCAGTTATTCAAGAAGAAATACAAAGAAAAATGAATGAAGCTGCAGAAAATATGGAATTTGAAAAAGCTGCAGAATATCGTGATCAAATCAAAGCAATCGAAACGGTCATGACACGTCAAAAAATGACAAATGCAGATTTAGTTGATCGTGATGTCTTTGGTTATGCAGTTGATAAAGGTTGGATGTGTGTCCAAGTATTTTTTATCAGACAAGGTAAATTGATTGAACGAGATGTTTCAATTTTCCCTTTTTATAATGAAGAAGAAGAAGATTTTTTGACCTTTATTGGACAATTTTATCAAGAAAATGAACACTTTATCCCAAGAGAAGTTTTGATTCCAGATAATATCGATGTCGCTAGTGTGGAAGCAATGCTTTCAACTAAGGTTTTACAGCCACAACGGGGAGAAAAAAAGAAATTAGTTCGGTTAGCTGGTAAAAATGCTACCGTTGCTTTGCAGGAAAAATTTGACCTAATTGTGCGTAAACAAGAACGAACAATTGGTGCTGTGGAAAAATTAGGGAATGCGATGAATATTCCGACGCCTGTGAGAATTGAAGCATTTGATAACTCAAATATTATGGGAACGGACCCTGTTTCTGCAATGGTTGTTTTTATCGATGGACGCCCAGATAAAAAGGAATATCGTAAATATAAAATTAAGACAGTCAAAGGTCCAGATGATTATGCTTCGATGCGTGAAGTGATTTATCGCCGTTATTCACGTGTTTTAAAAGAGAATCTACCATTTCCAGATTTGATTGTGATTGATGGCGGGAAAGGTCAAATCGATGCAGCAAAAGAAGTGTTGGATAATCAATTAGGCTTAGATATTCCAATAGCAGGATTGGCTAAAAACGATAAGCATAAAACCAGTGAATTGCTTTTCGGTCCTAATTTGGATATCGTTCCTCTAGAAAGAAATTCACAAGAGTTCTTTTTGTTACAGCGTATTCAAGATGAAGTCCATCGTTTTGCAATTACGTTTCACCGGCAATTACGAAGTAAAAATAGTTTTGCTTCACGTTTAGACGATATTGAAGGATTAGGGCCAAAACGTAAAAAAGAGTTATTAAAACAATTTAAATCATTAAAAAATATTACAGCTGCTTCGATTGAAGAATTAAATGCGTCAGGTTTACCGAAAAATGTTGCTAAAAATGTTTATGATCACTTGCATCAAGAAACATCCGATTTGAAAGATGAACCTCAATAG
- a CDS encoding ABC transporter permease produces the protein MSKFWIIASDVYKKNVKSASFVIMILVPFLVMGIIYIAGSLAGGFSEETKVGLVSDSQELSTQLAKSKTDDYTFKVVGSQKDAEKQLKNKDLDAFLVLETKTEQIQGKLYAESSLGTTTELMMGQMLNGLQSSLNASKLNLNSEQLASLSQPANFEKTKVSFDDNGKMTTGQDNTAIQSAMSFVITIILWVIIITYASIIAQEIASEKGTRIMEVILSSTKAQTHFYGKLTGVILVALTQIVIYAAAIGIGYSQLKNLDMVKGFLEGLSSANIFGSFLFYTLAFFVLGVLVYSVLAALCGSLVSKPEDTAKAVQPIIYIAMIGYFIGISLGTTDPQNIVIKVSSYIPLISSFIMPIRLASETVTNTGAMISVLILVVFGVLLTMFSAKLYKSNVLVYSEGGVLKSLKQSISILRNERKK, from the coding sequence ATGAGTAAATTTTGGATTATAGCAAGTGATGTTTATAAAAAAAATGTAAAATCTGCTTCTTTTGTTATTATGATTTTGGTTCCGTTTCTTGTTATGGGAATAATTTATATCGCTGGCTCACTAGCAGGTGGCTTTTCTGAAGAGACAAAAGTTGGACTTGTTTCAGATAGTCAGGAACTATCAACACAGTTAGCTAAGTCGAAGACAGATGATTATACATTTAAAGTCGTTGGGTCGCAAAAAGATGCTGAAAAGCAATTAAAAAATAAAGATTTAGATGCTTTTCTTGTCTTGGAGACTAAGACAGAGCAAATTCAAGGGAAATTATATGCAGAATCATCTTTGGGGACAACGACCGAATTAATGATGGGACAAATGCTCAATGGGCTTCAATCCTCGTTGAATGCAAGTAAATTGAATTTAAACTCGGAACAGTTAGCAAGTTTGAGCCAACCAGCTAATTTTGAAAAGACAAAAGTTAGTTTTGATGATAATGGCAAAATGACAACAGGGCAAGACAATACAGCCATCCAGTCAGCGATGTCATTCGTCATAACGATCATTCTTTGGGTGATCATCATCACATATGCTTCAATTATTGCACAAGAAATCGCTTCTGAGAAAGGGACTCGAATTATGGAAGTTATTTTATCCAGTACGAAAGCTCAAACTCACTTTTATGGAAAATTGACAGGAGTTATCTTAGTTGCTCTTACACAAATTGTCATTTATGCTGCAGCTATCGGAATCGGTTATTCACAATTGAAAAATCTAGATATGGTCAAAGGTTTTTTAGAGGGCTTGTCCTCAGCTAATATTTTTGGCAGTTTCTTATTTTACACACTCGCTTTCTTTGTGTTAGGTGTGTTAGTCTATTCAGTATTAGCGGCTCTATGCGGTTCGCTAGTATCAAAACCAGAAGATACAGCTAAAGCGGTTCAGCCTATTATCTATATCGCAATGATTGGCTATTTCATCGGGATTTCGTTAGGAACGACTGATCCGCAAAATATTGTGATCAAAGTATCTTCATATATCCCGCTGATTTCATCCTTTATTATGCCAATTCGTTTAGCGAGTGAGACTGTAACTAATACAGGAGCTATGATTTCTGTTTTGATTCTTGTGGTTTTCGGCGTTCTATTAACGATGTTTTCAGCAAAACTCTACAAGTCAAATGTATTGGTTTATAGCGAAGGCGGTGTATTGAAATCGCTAAAACAATCGATTTCAATTTTAAGAAACGAACGTAAAAAATAG
- a CDS encoding helix-turn-helix domain-containing protein, producing MEFFLNDKNKKKLELFKELIFKDSEKVSFTYLQHYLDISLSTLKRYFNELESDIQKNEDLKMIDFERSTGSFQLNNHSHFKIDYLIVHLRLHYLNESLQFKIISSILTRSYLTADELADDLFVSIPYLYKQINALNEQLKSFHIKVVFHSNENLCGEEKQMRMFCFYFYWNAYRGTIIPFEFELSCVFTSPELIESLEKRYPSSVIKRIKLMLGITIMRQYKFPIKLPDEIKSILKPFEVTTEISRLVKRYFISEDEHLFFNLMLRSFISDIDSSQEKISLFDKFPRSSSLVFSSELLVNEYEKNFSPSTSMTPKQKSSIFYYVLIGLVHSTFFEINPMYFFRQVMINEQDNTEFLKKYLKRHPNNFRFYKKFRKDHPEFTIDSTFNFGICMLLSILTDMFLIPTISIYIQYSSNNFGTVFIKNRILTLFNAESITFTNQISESDIAIIDNFEVHAEKEQQTFFFVNSFLDERMWLELIMVIQKKLLNSD from the coding sequence ATGGAATTTTTTTTAAATGATAAAAACAAGAAAAAATTAGAACTTTTTAAAGAATTAATTTTTAAAGATAGTGAAAAGGTTTCTTTCACTTACCTCCAACATTACTTAGATATCTCTTTAAGCACATTGAAGCGATATTTTAATGAATTAGAATCTGATATTCAAAAAAATGAAGATTTAAAAATGATTGATTTTGAAAGAAGCACCGGCAGCTTTCAATTAAACAATCATTCCCATTTTAAAATTGATTATCTAATAGTACATTTACGACTTCATTACTTAAATGAGTCTTTACAGTTTAAAATCATTTCTAGTATTCTTACCCGAAGTTATTTAACAGCAGATGAACTTGCGGATGATTTATTTGTAAGTATTCCTTATTTATACAAACAAATAAATGCTTTAAATGAACAACTTAAAAGTTTTCATATAAAAGTAGTTTTTCATTCAAATGAAAATTTATGTGGTGAAGAAAAGCAAATGAGAATGTTTTGTTTTTATTTTTACTGGAACGCCTATCGAGGTACTATTATTCCTTTTGAATTTGAACTTAGTTGTGTGTTCACCAGTCCAGAACTGATAGAAAGCTTGGAGAAACGCTACCCATCTTCTGTTATCAAACGAATAAAATTAATGTTAGGAATTACGATCATGAGACAGTATAAATTCCCGATAAAATTACCAGACGAAATAAAAAGTATACTCAAACCCTTTGAAGTAACCACGGAAATTTCAAGGCTTGTTAAAAGATACTTTATATCAGAAGATGAGCATTTATTTTTTAATTTAATGCTTCGAAGTTTCATTTCAGATATTGATTCTTCACAAGAAAAAATCAGTCTTTTTGATAAGTTTCCAAGATCTTCCTCTTTAGTATTCTCAAGTGAATTGCTAGTTAATGAATATGAAAAAAATTTTTCACCTTCAACTTCTATGACTCCTAAGCAAAAATCTAGTATTTTTTATTATGTACTAATTGGATTAGTTCATTCTACTTTTTTTGAAATCAATCCAATGTATTTTTTTAGACAAGTGATGATCAATGAACAAGATAATACAGAATTTTTAAAAAAGTATTTAAAACGACATCCAAATAATTTTCGTTTCTACAAGAAATTTAGAAAAGATCACCCTGAATTTACAATCGATTCTACCTTTAATTTTGGTATTTGCATGTTGCTTTCAATTTTGACGGATATGTTTTTGATTCCTACTATCTCTATTTACATTCAATACAGCAGTAACAATTTTGGCACAGTTTTTATAAAAAATAGGATTCTAACACTTTTTAATGCTGAATCAATTACTTTTACAAATCAAATAAGTGAATCGGATATAGCTATTATAGATAATTTTGAAGTTCACGCAGAAAAGGAACAACAGACTTTTTTCTTTGTGAACAGTTTTTTAGATGAGCGAATGTGGCTCGAATTGATTATGGTTATTCAAAAAAAATTATTGAATAGTGATTAA
- a CDS encoding ABC transporter ATP-binding protein — MLEVKNLVKTFGDYTAVDNISFEIPDGKILGLIGQNGAGKTTTFRLILDFLTQDSGVVLWNGHQLSGKDYNDIGYLPEERGLYPKVSIQEQLIYFAELRGKTKKEIEPKIDEWMEKFKVKGKKTDKVKSLSKGNQQKVQLIATLIHEPKLVILDEPFSGLDPVNAELLKDGIIALKEKGSCVIFSSHNMDNVEKICDHLVMLRSGKMVLNGKVHEIRESFGRTKVFLESPLNPEDVLAIDGVKSAVRRGDGVVEVTLNDPKAGQEIFARATQFGYIPMFNQQPPTLEEIFKMKAGEPNE, encoded by the coding sequence ATGTTAGAAGTAAAGAATTTGGTTAAAACATTTGGGGACTACACAGCAGTAGATAATATTTCTTTTGAAATTCCAGATGGAAAAATACTTGGATTGATCGGTCAAAATGGTGCTGGGAAGACAACAACCTTTCGTTTGATTTTAGATTTTTTAACGCAAGACAGTGGTGTCGTACTTTGGAATGGGCATCAATTGAGTGGAAAAGACTATAATGATATTGGCTATTTACCAGAAGAACGCGGCTTATACCCTAAAGTTTCCATTCAAGAACAATTGATTTATTTTGCTGAGCTAAGAGGAAAAACGAAAAAAGAAATTGAACCTAAAATCGACGAATGGATGGAAAAATTCAAAGTCAAAGGAAAAAAGACAGATAAGGTAAAATCACTTTCAAAAGGAAATCAACAAAAAGTCCAACTGATTGCAACACTGATTCATGAACCAAAGTTGGTTATTTTAGATGAACCATTCAGTGGCTTAGATCCAGTCAATGCGGAACTTTTAAAAGATGGGATTATTGCATTGAAAGAAAAAGGTTCTTGTGTTATTTTCTCTAGTCACAATATGGATAATGTTGAAAAAATATGTGATCATCTTGTAATGTTAAGAAGTGGAAAAATGGTGCTAAATGGCAAAGTTCATGAAATCCGTGAAAGCTTCGGTAGGACGAAAGTCTTTTTAGAATCCCCCTTGAATCCAGAAGACGTTTTAGCAATTGATGGCGTAAAATCGGCAGTAAGAAGAGGGGATGGTGTCGTTGAAGTAACCTTGAACGATCCAAAAGCTGGACAAGAAATTTTTGCTCGTGCTACCCAATTTGGCTATATTCCAATGTTTAATCAACAGCCGCCAACTTTGGAAGAGATATTCAAGATGAAAGCAGGTGAACCAAATGAGTAA
- a CDS encoding 6-phospho-beta-glucosidase yields MTREALKIATIGGGSSYTPELIEGYIKRKDELPIKEIWLVDIEAGKEKLETVGAMAKRMVKAAGLDWEVHLTLDRRAALKDADFVSTQFRVGLLDARIKDERIPLSHGVLGQETNGAGGMFKAFRTIPVILGIIEDMKELCPDAWLVNFTNPAGMVTEAAIKHGGWKKTAGLCNVPIGHRKQAAEKLGIPEDDLFFKFAGINHFHWHRVWDKQGNERTQELIDLIYGPQEDSESHLKNIHNAPFHYEQIKDLGMLPCGYHRYYYIEDEMLKHSIEEFEKGETRAQVVKETEARLFELYKDPNLDYKPKELEQRGGTHYSDAACELIASIHNDKRTDMVVSTENNGTITDLPYDCVVEVSGPVTAHGHEPYNWGAFPPAARGIIQVMKGMEETVIRAAIDGDYGAALHAFTINPLVPGGTMAKTLLDELLIAHKDHLPNFSQAITKIEAEQPDTVAYVTELMKSN; encoded by the coding sequence ATGACAAGAGAAGCATTGAAAATCGCAACAATTGGTGGGGGATCAAGTTATACACCAGAATTGATCGAAGGATATATTAAAAGAAAAGATGAATTACCAATTAAAGAAATTTGGTTAGTAGACATTGAAGCAGGGAAAGAAAAATTAGAAACAGTTGGTGCAATGGCTAAAAGAATGGTCAAAGCGGCTGGTCTAGATTGGGAAGTTCACTTAACATTAGATCGACGTGCAGCCTTAAAAGATGCAGATTTTGTATCAACACAATTCCGAGTAGGACTACTTGATGCTCGTATCAAAGATGAAAGAATTCCGTTGTCTCATGGTGTTTTAGGACAAGAAACAAATGGAGCAGGTGGGATGTTTAAAGCCTTCCGTACGATTCCTGTCATCCTTGGAATCATTGAAGATATGAAAGAATTATGTCCCGATGCATGGCTTGTAAACTTTACTAATCCTGCCGGCATGGTTACAGAAGCGGCTATCAAACATGGCGGATGGAAAAAAACAGCTGGGTTATGTAATGTACCGATTGGTCACAGAAAACAAGCAGCTGAAAAATTAGGTATTCCTGAAGATGATTTATTCTTCAAATTTGCTGGTATCAATCACTTCCATTGGCATCGTGTCTGGGACAAACAAGGAAATGAACGAACACAAGAGTTGATTGATTTGATTTATGGGCCGCAAGAAGATTCCGAAAGTCATTTGAAAAATATTCATAATGCACCTTTTCATTATGAACAAATCAAAGATCTAGGCATGTTACCTTGTGGTTACCATCGTTATTATTATATCGAAGATGAGATGCTGAAACATTCGATTGAAGAATTTGAAAAAGGGGAAACAAGAGCACAAGTAGTAAAAGAAACTGAAGCTCGCTTGTTTGAACTTTACAAAGATCCAAATTTAGACTATAAACCAAAAGAATTAGAACAACGTGGTGGTACTCACTACAGTGATGCAGCTTGTGAACTAATTGCATCAATTCACAATGATAAACGTACAGATATGGTTGTTTCTACTGAAAATAACGGAACAATCACTGATTTGCCATATGACTGTGTTGTAGAGGTGTCAGGACCTGTAACTGCACATGGACATGAACCATACAACTGGGGAGCTTTCCCACCAGCAGCGCGTGGAATTATTCAAGTGATGAAAGGCATGGAAGAAACTGTAATTCGTGCAGCTATCGATGGAGACTATGGCGCTGCATTACATGCATTTACAATTAACCCATTAGTTCCAGGAGGAACAATGGCTAAAACATTATTGGATGAACTATTGATTGCACATAAAGACCATTTGCCGAACTTTTCACAGGCTATCACTAAGATCGAGGCGGAACAACCTGATACAGTGGCGTATGTAACTGAATTAATGAAAAGTAATTAA
- the trxA gene encoding thioredoxin, giving the protein MTQVITDKDFSTETDNGLVLIDFWATWCGPCRMQSPILEQLSEEYDESEVKITKMDVDENPETPASFGIMSIPTLLLKKDGEVVEKAVGVHSKEQLRALIDKHL; this is encoded by the coding sequence ATGACACAAGTAATTACTGATAAAGATTTTTCAACTGAAACAGATAACGGTCTTGTATTGATCGATTTTTGGGCAACATGGTGTGGCCCTTGTCGCATGCAATCACCGATTTTAGAACAATTAAGTGAAGAATATGATGAAAGTGAAGTGAAAATCACGAAAATGGATGTAGATGAAAATCCAGAAACACCTGCTTCATTTGGAATCATGAGTATTCCAACGTTACTTTTGAAAAAAGATGGTGAAGTTGTAGAAAAAGCTGTAGGTGTTCACTCTAAAGAACAATTACGTGCATTGATTGACAAACATCTGTAG